TATTGTCAAAAAATAGATATATGTTGATACATATCaactctgaatatttgaaactgaattgaattgaagttaaatattgaaaaatgctCAGTAAAATATCCCAGAGTGCAAAGAAaagtcttcagattgcttcCTTTGTCAATTTTTTGATTATCTAAGTCATGACGCTTGTCTgtgcattttatatttctatattttctttgggttttggtctgaaaacaagcaatttgaacaTGTAATCTCGGGCTCTTGGAACCTGTGATGGCCATTTTTCCACTATTTTCTGACCTTTTAAAGGCCAAACAAATCAGagaaactagggctgcaactaaccagtattttcactgttgataaaactgttgattattttcttgatcacttgattagttgtttggtccataaaatgtcagaaactggtgaaaaatgtcaatcagtgtttcccaaagcccaagatgacttCCTAAAGAAATTCACTTAACTGTCATGGAGGAGAAAAGGCACCAGgagatattcacatttaagaagcctgAATTAAAAAGAAACTACTCACACCAAATAATCTCTTCCTTCAATACTTGGCGATTAATTAAATAGTTGACAGCTAATTAATCATCGCAGctctaaaacaaataaatcaaaaataaaatgtttgtcacactagtgataatgaaaataataatgagtTGCAGCCATAATTAAAACCCAACCTGTCACAACAGCTAACCTCTCATATCTGTTGGTGGAGGGAAACGCTCTTCATGTCAGGTCTCCCGACGCAGCTCTCAAATTATGTATATACGACCTTTTTCGCGTGCCGAGCTATGATCATGCATATCAAGCTAAACAGACAGACCAATGATCTGCACCGAATCCAGCAAATACCAGGGATACTTTAATTAAGACCCTCATCGATTTCCTTTATTAAATCGTCACTGTTCACAGGCGAGGAAATGCAGATGAGAAGCAGCAGAGCTCTGACACACAACATGCACTGAGTAACACAGGATAGAGCCGCCTCTCCTTCTTGTGTCAGTCAGAAGACATATGATTCACGGGCTGCAGATGATTCATTTACCTGGCAACGtatcagtgaaaacacacctgGGATACCCCCTCGAGCCTCAGCCTGCGGTTTAATCATCTCAGCATCTTTTGCTTTAAGACGGCCCATCACACAAGTCATTAGCCTGAGGGGAGGCATTAGCTCAACCAGCCGAGAGCAATAAATTGTCAGATAAAAGCACTGACCTGAACTTTGTGTTAACAGCAGTAGGCTGAGATCGCTGTTTGCTCGGTACAAAGATTAAAAGAGGGAGACAACGATAACAGCTCATTTTCTTCTGAAGACAAgcttatgtttatattttcattacaTGTAAACGGAGCTTTAACTCGCAATTATTCTTATAATCAGTTATTCTTTTTATTAATCAATTTCTTAGTAAAATATTCGAAAATTGTGTAAAATTATAATGTCCCACAGCCCAAGGCCATGTTTTCATATTGTGTATTTCATTTGCTCAACAGTCCAGACTATAACAGACATAGAAAGGCATCAAATTAAAGCTGCGACGACGACTCGATTAACTGTCAAGTCGAtcgacagaaaaataaacttttttcaagttaaaataacaaaaactttCTCGCCCTTGCTCGTCAAAAATGAGATTTGCATCTATGTTTTGTCTCTTGTGACAATAAACCTGAATATCGTTCAGTTTTTGGACtgttagacaaaaaaaaaaagacatttgaagattGAGTTTtggtttttgactgtttttgtccctgacattttattaaaaaggggcactatgtagttttgggagaAGAAATCAAAACTCagaaatttaatatttacaaaaattaatgaggtaataacacaaactcaaaaatatctattttcACACAAGCAAAATAATGTCCCCAGATCACAGCttgaagctaggaaggtggcagggtccgccacgtataaacaaagtaaaacagtgtgaaactgtgttgtccttaaaAGTCagtttagtttattcagtcatgaaaacaactagtttgtttatttagtttgctcAGGCATGAAACAATGAGTGAAGGTGGTTTTCTTAGGATTAAAAGTCTTCCCTAAATCTacagattgcacctttaatttaagaTTAATCAAGAAACAAACCCAACAGATGGAAAAGTCACAGTAATAAGCCCTAAATTAGCTTCTCACAGGGGATTATTAAAAAGTCACACAGCATTTCTGACTCGATAAACGACTCCTCAATCGATTAATCGAGCACACTTTGCAGTTTAAATTAAGTTTGGCTGCAGAACAACAAGAAATTAAAATCTGACCTTTAATGGACAACACAACACTTCTAATAACTAACTTATATTTaggttaaatgttttaatttctcaGTGAGTGATATAAACAGCTAGCGGCGGTTTTCAGGACTAAGATGTTAATAAATGTGTCTCGGTCCGTTTCAACAAGTGGCTCTTCAGCACTgactcctcttcttcttcttcctcaccgCGGACATTAACTCAACACTCAGCTCCCCGTCGTGATTTTTAGCCTTGTTGGCATCGGCGCCTCGCTTTGAGCCCATTGTTGCTGCTTTAGCTCGTCGTCCCCCATTACATGTCGGCAAACTCACCCAGAAAATGAGGCTGTAGGAGATGAGGAAAGTCTTCAGGCAGGTAATCACCGGCTTCGTCTGAAGCCGTCGAGATGGCGGCGACATggtgctgtttgttgtttgtttgttgttgttgttgttttaacttaaaGCTGGACAAAGAGAGGTGGGGGAAAAGTTGAGCGAACAGCGCCCTGAAGGCGAGAGGACAGAGAAAACTTCGGGGATAGatccagagagagagggggaagtgTCGTCACCGGCTCAGATTCACTCTCCTGGAGGATCAACACATTTCCACCGTCCGCAGCGGCGTCAAGCCCGCGGCCATTTTACACACACGTCACCCGCACGCACCgccttcagaataaaacaccACCTGTGACGTTTTAAACATATTTAGCAAAACTCcttaaaatgtaaagtacatttactctatTAACGCTACTTAACTGCAATTTTTAGCTATTACAGACAgcggggaccttattttcctctgagaacagcttgtttactcatttccgagtttgtattattccctcattaatgttgtaaatgttgaaattctgagttttaatctcttctccaaaactacataatgcccctttaatgtctTAAGAGTCACTGCCACCAGTTTTACCAAcgttacacttttatttttttaacttgatAAAAcgtatgcttttattttgaggGCAGTAGCCGTACTTCCggtctgctgctgtctgactgtaTAGATAATGTGCTCTTGGTGATGTGACACTTTGTGGGCTGTGGACTGAATTACATCAGCCAGGCAGCCTAAATCAAAGCATGGAGCTCATAAGATCAAcataaagatttattttattccctttttttttttttttaaagaaaagaaaagaaaagaaatatccaATTTCTCCTGAAGTTATGATCTGGTTGTACATCTTTTGTGCTTACTGTGGGACACATTATCAGTAAATTAACCTACATTTGATGAcaatattcaaaacaaaaggttttatcTTTCATCATGTGAGTGGACACTGAGTAGAAATATTACAACAAACTGTGAGGTCTATCATAACTGCACGGTATTTTCTGTTCTTGAAGCACTTTTTAAGCATGTTTTTGACAAGTTCTCTATAAATAAAGCCtattatacattattattatcattattaagcTATTGCTTGGTAATAACATCATGAGGGCATCATCAATCACTACAGGATTATAAGAATAATAAGGGAAAGGGATCTTAAATATGTATAATCGCTGTAGGTAAGTCATTACAAGTCACCACAGATCTCATTTTAGAGAGAACAATTCTTCTCAATGGGTTTTATATGTTTCCATTTGCAGCCTGTACAAGCTTCACTTTCTGGGTTTATGAGCTGTTGGAGAGGGCGGATGTAAAATGGCTCAATCATCATGTTTAATGCAGCGGTGGGAGGAAACACAAGCTGTCCGACAGCGCCACCAAGTGGATTTTAACTCTGATGAAGCCCTAAAAGGATCCTGACTTCACTAAAAACTGCGGAGACTCTGACATGACGGGAGCGCCTCTTGTCCTCAGCGGGGATTAGAAAgtttttttaatagtttgtcAAACCAGATGTGAACTTTATCTGGAttataactttgttttttcgTTGTTGGACTCTGAGATCTGAAGCAACCTGCGCATAAAACGTCTTTTTTTTCCCGTCCAGGAGTGTCGTCTCTGAGTTTCTGACATGCCTCTCAGCTGCTTTGTTGCTGTGCTCATTTTATACTTCTCAGGTGAGTCCATGACATAAACAGTAAAGGTAGGAAACAACATGTCTTTAGTCAAATATTCCATGTATTCTCAATATTAGGCCTATTTAATTTTTGTCAGGAAATTGTAGTTTTCACcaaaaagctgtaaaatatattaaatatcatGATTGCTAAAGAGAAATCACTAGAACATCCCCTCCCTGCAGTTGTGAAAGACTTCCCTCTCTGTatttaaaacatctgtattAGATGCAGATGTGCTGAATTTTTGAGGCGATGAATACAGATGGAGTCAGCTCCTCCCTGCAGGGATGAAGAGCTGAAGATGCAGCTCCTCCACAACAAAGAACCAGACCCCAGTCAAAATTATGATGAATTAAGCTTCAGTTGCTTTCCTCTTCAGGTGCTCCTCCGCCTGCTGACCAGTCAGTTTAATTACAGCTGGGCTCCAATCACTGCCAGTTAATTACTGAGGAGACCCCCTCTGGGACCAAGTGTGCCAAAGCCTTCATTTAATCCTACTTGCAAGATAATCACGAGACCCGAGATCCACCCAGAGGCATCCTGGAGCTCAGATGATAGTGTGGAGTGATTAAAAGGATGCTGCTCATTATGTCACCTCTGTCATTAGAGATACATGAGGCCTTTAACGTGGTAACTCTAACAGGCTGCACACCTTCCTCTGGTGTGACTCATCACTGCTACACAGTGCACGTCTCTGTGGTGAAGTCAGAAGTGTGAGTGGTGCctgctgcacagtgtgtgtgtgtgtgtgtgtgtgtgtgtgtgtgtcagtgtcttgGTATTTTACAGCCACAGTAGTCgagaggcagaagaagaagtatGCAGGTTGTTTACTGAAGCTAAAAGTACCAGTGCAATAATGTAAACATACTACTAAGTCCTGGATTCATAAgtagtaaaagtgaaagtattaTCTGCTAAATGTACGAACATTTTTTATGGAGTTCGGTAGTTTGGCCCAGTGGTTTCCAGCCTGGGGGTCAGGCCCCTTCAAAGGCTCACAAGATAAATGTGAGGAGTCGTAACATGagatggaaagaagaaaaaaagatgttctGCGACACAGAATTTGGTTACTTATTTTGGATTTTCCtgattttttgctgtttttgtgaaatgttaccACTTTGAGCCTTGATCAGGAGACATATTatcaattatgcaaatgtgtgacatggtgacgcagtgtgatgtcaagaagtcacagaattaaaggccgGACTACTGACGaagcgtttcaggagcagtgttttctgtgggaaagaggaacttgactttgggctttttaactttcaagaccttttacatgcgCAGGAACCTAtatcacacactgaaacagagtaaaaacaataaaaaagcatATTAGGATCtcctttaaatgaaacaatgttAGAAGAAAGGGAACTGTCTCGTTGGTGCAACAGCtcagaaacatctgaaacaagcAGCTCATGACAAAGCTGCAATCAGACGGTTGAGAGAAAATTAgtctgcaattattttgacaatcAGATGATCTTAGATGATTTTAGTCATTTGTTACTGCAAAAACGgcaaacatttgcatttgtcTCCATGTATTTGATACTTCTCTTTGTCACATAttatagtaaactgaatatctttggggtttggacttttgacaggacaaaaaaagacaaatgaggctttgtgaaattataaagggactattttctgacattttacagagaAAACGATTAATtgacaagaaaaataatcatttttttcagccCTACTTTTTTCCTACGAGGTCACAGGCCAAATCTGTAGGAAACTACTAGTTTAATCTGTAACTTGGTTACCTTTCAGCACTGCAGTAGTTATAGCTGAATGTATAACCCTGTTTCCAGAAATGTTAGGACGCTGTCGTTCATCTCACTTCACAGTGAGTGTATattgacaaaaaacaataaagtttatcagtttgaacattaaatatcttgtctttgtactgtattCAGTTGAAAAATAGGTCAAAAAGGACCtgaaaatgattgcattctgtttttattcacgtTTTAAACACTGTCTCAACtctttggaatcagggttgaAATCACATATTTATAATTGCcgtgtgcatgtttctgcatGTCACCACTAGtaatgtctgtctgtatttgaGCCCTGCAGTGAGAGACCATCAGACTGATGATCTTAGCTCGTTTATTTCCTCTGTGACTAATTCTCTGTTAGGGGGACGGGAGGGGAAATATAAGTCTGGGGAGGTGTTACTGAGTGGAACATCTGGCTCATTATGAGAAAAACGCTGACAACAGGTTTAATCCACACATCGCTGCAACAATCTGAAGCAGCTTCCAGAGTAGAGACGTTTGAATGCGGTGCATCAGTATTATTAGAAACTGTGTTAAAGTCAACTTGGCAACTGTgccagaaaacagagaggaagcaggaaCAGGACTCGAGATGGGGGTGGAGGCCGACACACTGGAAAGTTTGGCACTCGGTCCTGAACAAGGAGTCATATTCAGGGTTTTCAAAAAAGGATAATTTGCCACAACTGCTGAGAAAGAAGGATAACAGTGAAAGGATTCGTTGTGCAGCAAGATTATTCATAGACAAATAAGTCAGACTAAAGGCCACAGTAGAGCAAACAAACCCTCCTGATTAGTACATGAAAAGAGATGAGTAAGTGGGACAAACTCCAAGTGAGTAATGAGAACCGGCTGTTTGTCCTAATTTGTGGTGAAGCTATTTAAATGTCTCACAGTGCTAAGACGGCACGCTTTCTCTGTTCTCACATCTTCGTTAATGTCAAGAAAAGGACACAATCTTTATTCTATTTGCAAGATTTCCATGTTCTGCTCTCAGGGTTGAGAGGAGTTTCCATCAGCATCACTGATCACAACTCCAGGTGTCTCTGGACTGGAATGTTGTTGAGCTGTCTGTTAAAGGAAGTTAAGGAAAACAGATTGTGAGAAGGAGCATTTCCATGCCAGgctgcctctgtgtgtcctaCATTTACTGTAACACTGCTGATATGAAAGTTTTATGAATCATAACGACCAGAGGACTATGTTTGGCAGCTGACATCCTGCTGTTTCCACATGTctgactgtttttctgttgtttcagctgGCTCAGGGACCACAGTATACGACACTTACAATGACTATGCAGAAGAAGCCCACACTCCTCAACTCGACTACAAAAGTGCGTACggaaaaacacactcagtggGGGTGGTCAGTATGACAGTACACAATCAGACATTATACAGCACTGTTGTCTACTTTTAGATATGTTGCTGTTACCATTTATGCAGTGGTGGCTCTGGTATCCAAGAAGCTTTGCAATGATGCATCTATGAGTTTTTATCTTTAATgatttaaagggtaagttcacccaaaagttaagactcaccctcatgctgatggaaagtcaggtgaagttacatagtccacaaaacatttctggagcttcgcagcaaaacagtgttctCCAATCATTAAGATATATACAGATGTTGTAATATTAAATGACATATACCACAGGATGGGatatttattaatgttgtcCAGCAGACCCGCACTGGTGTCACTCTCCGGGTCTGACTAATGGGGAGGCGACCTGTCACTCGCCTCGAGGCGGCGCCTACAGGAGCACGCTGGGCACCCGCTGTGAGATGAGCTGTGATCGAGGATACCGACTGGTGGGGAGGAGCTCGATCCAATGCCTCGCCAACCGACGCTGGTCCGGGACTGCTTTCTGCCGCAGTATGTAGAAGTTCAGCTTTTAAATTCACACATGAGGATCAATCTGGTGATATTCAACAAATCCCattaaaagactgaaaccaCCAATGAATTAATCCTAATAACAAGTAAACTTCTGTGTAGCCAAGCCTGAtgttccttcttcttctgctctttaATATCTATTAAAATCACACCAATGAGCCAGATGGTTGCACTTGCTGACATGTTACTTGATGACCATGAACATGGGCACTGCaatttattttgactcaatgCCACATAAAGTCCTGCAGCTTTTAAATCTCAAAAGCACACAAAATGTGTATTCATCCGCTGATGAAAGTAGTCCCCAATGAAATGCACGATTTACTGgtgtttgagtaacatttgtgAAAACCTGtagtgcccagctgttttaaattaaaaaaaataaatatatatgtataattcatGACCCgcttttaaagatttaaatcttcagtaaaaacaaaatatagcTCATCAGCAGCCTTATCCTTTGAGATAAATATTGATGTTGTGTGTCCTTCAGGGATGCGTTGCCATGTGCTGAACCTCATTCCACACGGCAGATACACCTGCACTCAAGGCTTTGTTGTGGACTCCAGATGTGACTTCACCTGCAACCCCGGCTATCGCATCGATGGGGAGCACTCACGCACCTGTCAGCACGGGGGGTCATGGAGCGGAGCACAGCCGGTCTGTGAAGGTATCAATCAAAGTCTTATCTGCTTCTCTGTAAAGCTAATCAGATGTTTAAACTCAGAAGTATTGTGAGCATGATTTGTCGAACTGTCAACTCGAGGTTTAACTTGCTGCCGTGAAATGGACCTAAATTCAGGCCATCTGTGTTGCAGCCCcatttttcattattctttCATAAGCTGAGATCCCTTTGtgtctgctttcacagtcaCACTAAAAGAAGCATATTTCCTGCTGCTCTGGTCGTCGAACTGAATCCAGACCTGATGTCTTTCAGTGTTCATATTCTGCATAGTGACAGACTGTCCAAAAACAATGAATTTCCTTCCTGCAAAATCTCCAATCTCCTTGTTGTAATTTTCCAACTGTTTATTTTAGATACCGATCCTCCGAAGATCAAATGCCCTCTGTCCAGACTCAAAGTCGCCGAGCCTGGAAAACTCACTGCTGTGGTCACCTGGGACCCTCCCGCAGTGAAAGACACTGCTGATAAATCGCTCGAGTATGTCACTTCTTTCCTTTGCTTCCTTTTCCTGTTAACTTAAAAAATTGAATTTAACGCTCGGCCTTGACcgtctgtctgcagtgtgatATTAGTCGGCCAGGAGCCAGGAACCGACTTCAACGAGGGAGCCAACATCATCCGATACAAAGTGTACGATCAGGCCAGGAACAGAGCTGCCTGCAAGTTTATTGTACGTGTTGAGGGTAAGCTGCCAACCCTTCATTATCCCGACTCGTTAAAtgagtttaaaggaacagttcacccaaaagttaAAACTCAGTTATAACGTACCCGGTgatgatggaaagtcgggtgaagtttggTCGTCCACAATACATTtccggagcttcacagcaagcATGCATGgtttaaaaacaaccaaaagaagAATGTAAAATGGCTTCGAATAGCTCATTTGCaaagatgttttcttacatcttcAATGCGAAGTCGAGCTCGTGCATCCACTTCAGAcagcttttagcttagcagctacagtgaagatttcatcttataaaagggtgtaaataacatcttttcaaatcaatttgggaactcagggcttccagagacttggattacactggacaatttatgttttttcagttgtttttctaagtccccatctacttcagttgtttaggagaatgctgaaaagctgttttgctgtgaggctctagaaatgttttgtggacttaaAAACTTTCCCTGACTTTCCACCAGGTGaatagataataactgaattttctttttttgggggggtgaactgttccttctAGAGATTAAACATTAACTCAAGGCAgcattaaaacttaaaaattggATTTCTTCTTTCTGTGTTCTGCCTCCAGTGAGAAGATGTCCAACTCTACCTTCACCTCTGTACGGCTacctcacctgctcctctgaTGGGAATAACTACGGTGCAACGTGTGAATACCACTGTGATGGAGGGTATGAACTGAGAGGCGTATCTAGTCGTGTCTGCACGTTCAACCGCAACTGGGAAGGGCTGCCTGCTGAGTGTGTTCGTAAGTCTGCAAGAATGTGGCTCAGGACGTGCTGCACATGCAAAATGGTATATGTACTGCATGGGGGTGTAAATGATTGGATTGTGACCTTGTGTGTTTGTAGCGATGGAGATTAAATCAGACGTGAAGACAGTCTCCGCTCTCCTGGATCAGTTCTATGAAAAGAGGAGGCTGCTGATCATGTCTGCGCCCAACATATCTGACGCAGACTACCAACTGCAGAACATCATGATACAAGTGAGGAcacttttttttgctgctgttaacTTCACATGGCAGAGGATATATTCatcccaaaatgaaaattcagtcattatctactcaccttcCTGCCCATGGGGATGAGTAcataatggctgaattttcatttttaggtgaactgtaCCTTTAATGAACAACATGAACCTCAACATTTGTCTTCCCTGTTCAAACCAGAAAGCAGACTGTGGATTAGACCTGCGACATGTAACCCTGATCGAGCTCCTGGGCTCCCCGCCTCGTGAGACGGGTCGCATTAAAGAAAGTCTGCTCAACTCTGAAGTCATCGAGGGTTTGAGGTAATAGTGAGATACTTCATCACTCAGTTATTCAGCAGTTTTATGGTTCATTCTGGGGAAAAATAAGttcattttgttgaaaaattCCATCCTGAAATGGCTTTATATAACTCCCTGTCTCATTAACAGTAAGTAGTTGTTTGTCCTCACTCTGTTTAAATGTCAGGAGCCCCCCTAATGAAAAAAGAGCCACTGTTAGTTTgacttttaaaggaaaaaatgcACTCAAAAGATTAACACTTTTAAAAATAGCAACATAACTTGAGGGTAGTGGTAATGGGATTTTGACAGGACTGACAGAACATCAATAGTAAACATCTGGCTTTGGATCTGGATGAGAATCAATTAGTAAGAGGTTCTTAAAAAATCAATGTTGCACCAGacgtagacacacacacacacacacacacacacacacatatagggAGTGTTTCATCTTAGAAGAGGCAAAGATATAGATTTTTCCACTGACTGTGGAATTTGAGTAAGGGGGCACTGCTCACTTTTTCCAGACTGGAAAatctcttccttcttctccccACTGACACACAAAGCCCACAGCTGAGCGAGGGCAGTCTATGCAGACACATTCTTTGAGTGTAGTACaaagcattctgggaaatgtagtcagTCAGATGAGGTAGAAGTGGATGAGGGAAGTGTATCCATCTGAACAGGGACAGACAGGGATTATTTTCAAAAAGACAtcaacaaatgtaaacaagtgTACAATGTAATTCCTGGAAAGCCAGCTCACTTAAGATTTAAGGTGTATTTATCTTCCCTATCTTCCTAGGGCTgtatgttcccagggtcctgTGTTCCCAAAGTCTATGTTCTCAGGGTTTTATGTTCCCAAGGTCGTATGTAACAAAGGTCCTAAGTTCCAGGGTCCTATAGTCACCGGTTCAATTTCTGTTAAGACACACGAACCCTTCCTTTGTGCTCGGGTCAAAAGCCTAACCCTGACCCTGGGAACATCGGATCCTGAAAGAGGACATATAGTATATAACTGTGACATCAATGTGAACAAAGGAATGACTTTGATTAAAGCTGCGCTGATGAATATTCAAATATCGATGAATAAAGTCTAAttgaaaatattgataataGCCGCTGTAACGATATGAAAGTACTAGTTGGTGAAGTTCCTTTAATAAACTAACTGCTGatttgtgtctctctgcagacaAGTGTTCAGAATCTCCAGGTCCTACTTCAGCATGGTGCTGCTCGACAAGCTCGGAATGGATCGAGAGCGCTTCATTACCCCGATGGCGTCGGAAGAGTTGTTCTCCTACATCGATAGCTTCCTGCTGGACGAAGAGGAGCGAGAGAGGCTGGAGCTCCACAGAGACTTCTGTGACTAATTTAATAAACCGCTCCGGTTGCCACAGTGATAAACTCATCAGTATTACTTACACAAGATGAGGAAGGACAAACAACCAGAAAGCAGGTCCAGAGGGACAatagggggggaaaaaaaaggagaactCGGCAGTTCTCATCATGTTCAAATGTGATTTACAACACTGAAGTGCGGGCACTGTTTTTATATCAGATCATCACCTGAAAAGGCATCGAGGCCAGAAATTGGGATTGGGAACGAGATACATACATTTTATACCATAGATATTTTTATACCATAGATACTTAACATTTAGTTGGATGCATGTTGT
This window of the Pagrus major chromosome 18, Pma_NU_1.0 genome carries:
- the srpx2 gene encoding sushi repeat-containing protein SRPX2, which translates into the protein MPLSCFVAVLILYFSAGSGTTVYDTYNDYAEEAHTPQLDYKNPHWCHSPGLTNGEATCHSPRGGAYRSTLGTRCEMSCDRGYRLVGRSSIQCLANRRWSGTAFCRRMRCHVLNLIPHGRYTCTQGFVVDSRCDFTCNPGYRIDGEHSRTCQHGGSWSGAQPVCEDTDPPKIKCPLSRLKVAEPGKLTAVVTWDPPAVKDTADKSLDVILVGQEPGTDFNEGANIIRYKVYDQARNRAACKFIVRVEVRRCPTLPSPLYGYLTCSSDGNNYGATCEYHCDGGYELRGVSSRVCTFNRNWEGLPAECVPMEIKSDVKTVSALLDQFYEKRRLLIMSAPNISDADYQLQNIMIQKADCGLDLRHVTLIELLGSPPRETGRIKESLLNSEVIEGLRQVFRISRSYFSMVLLDKLGMDRERFITPMASEELFSYIDSFLLDEEERERLELHRDFCD